The nucleotide window TGTAGTAAGCCGAGAGGAAGATCTTCGCTTCCACAGTAAGTTCATCGCTCGATGGGACGCCGGGATCAAAACTCTGGCCGACTTGAAGGGGAAGAGCTTCTCGTTTGGAAGCGTCAGCTCAACGTCGGGCCATCTTATGCCGCGCTATTTTCTACTGCAGAACGGGATCAATCCCGAGCGAGACTTCGCAACGTTCAGTTTCAGCGGGGCTCATGATGCGACCGCCCTGTGGGTCGAGAGCGGGAAGGTTGATGCCGGCGCCTTGAACGAGGCGGTGTGGGACAAGCTGATCGAGCGCAAGAAGATCGACCCGAACAAGGTCAAGGTCTTCTGGACGACACCCCCGTACATCGATTATGTCTGGACCGTACGGGGCGATCTGGACAGCGCCCTTATCGAAAAGATTACGACGGCCTTCATGAAGCTGGACTACAGCAATCCAGCGGATAAGGCGCTCATGGATCTCCAGCGCACGAAGAAATATATCCGCGTCAAGGCGGAGCAGTTCAAGGCGGCTGAAGATGCAGCGATCGCCGCCGGACTGTTCCAGTAACGCAATCGGCACCCATGTACCTGCTCGATGGAATCTGTAAGGTCTTTAACGGCCGAACGATCGCCGTGCGCGAACTCGACCTGAAGATTCGACGTGGCGAGTGGGTCGCGTTGATCGGCCCGAGCGGGGCCGGCAAAACGACGCTGTTTCGGTTATTGAATTTTACGATTCCCCCAACCTCCGGCACCCTCCTGTTCGACGGACTGGACAACAGGCACCTCTCAGGTCGGCGACTGCGCGAGGTTCGCCGCCGAATCGGAACGATCTATCAGCAACACAACCTGGTTCCTCGCCTGCAGGTTGTCCATAATGTGCTGTCCGGCAGGCTTGGGACCTGGCCTGTCTGGCAGGCGGTGCGATCTCTGATCCGACCCGTGGAGGTGGATCTCGCCGCCGATGCGCTCAGGCAAGTCGGCATCGCCGATAAACTGTACGAGCGGACCGAAACCCTGTCCGGCGGCCAGCAGCAGCGGGTCGCGATTGCCCGCCTGCTGGTACAGGATCCGGAGGTGATCCTGGCCGATGAACCGGTCTCTTCAGTCGATCCTGCACTGGCAGCCGGCATTGTCAAGCTGCTGATTGAACTGAGCCAGACCTACCATAAAACTCTGCTCATGAACCTTCACAGCGTTGATCTGGCCCTGGCCTACTTCCCCCGTGTCATCGGGCTCAAGGACGGCATGATCTCGTTCGA belongs to Candidatus Methylomirabilis lanthanidiphila and includes:
- a CDS encoding ABC transporter ATP-binding protein codes for the protein MYLLDGICKVFNGRTIAVRELDLKIRRGEWVALIGPSGAGKTTLFRLLNFTIPPTSGTLLFDGLDNRHLSGRRLREVRRRIGTIYQQHNLVPRLQVVHNVLSGRLGTWPVWQAVRSLIRPVEVDLAADALRQVGIADKLYERTETLSGGQQQRVAIARLLVQDPEVILADEPVSSVDPALAAGIVKLLIELSQTYHKTLLMNLHSVDLALAYFPRVIGLKDGMISFDLPTAAVTDEHLTALYAGSQTEVAGEEIFSRAERSFARSCQPRLTN
- a CDS encoding phosphonate ABC transporter substrate-binding protein, whose protein sequence is MGRRWIVVGLSSVVAVMVGLGSLSPVWSESPKELRVSAIPDENPTELMRIYAPFAEYLSREIGIPVRYYNVVDYAATVEGLAAKKLDMVWYGGFTFVQARKRTGNAIPVVSREEDLRFHSKFIARWDAGIKTLADLKGKSFSFGSVSSTSGHLMPRYFLLQNGINPERDFATFSFSGAHDATALWVESGKVDAGALNEAVWDKLIERKKIDPNKVKVFWTTPPYIDYVWTVRGDLDSALIEKITTAFMKLDYSNPADKALMDLQRTKKYIRVKAEQFKAAEDAAIAAGLFQ